In Drosophila subpulchrella strain 33 F10 #4 breed RU33 chromosome 3R, RU_Dsub_v1.1 Primary Assembly, whole genome shotgun sequence, the following are encoded in one genomic region:
- the LOC119563374 gene encoding probable palmitoyltransferase ZDHHC24: MCYVNTFCQYCAKRCPNTFVKIIHPLSTIFVMAAIVFFFSVQMFYIAPQVYKDMAYKLYWILAIFIMQNILGNWLTCYRTSSSVQTLPKDCQKPVPEEEHLWRYCEPCKKLMPPRSWHCGLCKCCILRRDHHCIFTATCIGHNNQRYFFWFAFYLTFGLIVSFATFCIHLARNGCNMFMMPDLFSNLLLELLCKNHDSTSNSSLFQTITYSLNIFAFLIPGFMLTYQVQILCLNSSYYQIFDDVYDLGFLKNCELIMGQRGFWTFLSPLLKSPLPHDGTQWQMKQE; this comes from the coding sequence ATGTGCTACGTGAATACTTTTTGCCAATATTGTGCCAAACGTTGCCCCAATACGTTTGTAAAGATAATTCATCCACTGTCGACAATCTTCGTAATGGCGGCCATCGTATTTTTCTTCTCAGTGCAGATGTTTTATATTGCACCTCAGGTGTACAAGGATATGGCCTACAAGCTCTACTGGATACTGGCCATCTTTATAATGCAAAATATCCTAGGAAATTGGTTGACCTGCTATAGGACAAGTTCATCGGTGCAGACTTTGCCCAAGGATTGCCAAAAACCGGTTCCAGAGGAAGAGCACCTGTGGCGCTATTGTGAACCCTGTAAAAAGCTAATGCCTCCGAGGTCCTGGCACTGCGGATTGTGTAAATGCTGCATTTTGAGGAGGGATCACCACTGCATCTTCACGGCCACTTGCATCGGTCACAATAACCAGCGATATTTCTTCTGGTTCGCATTCTATTTAACATTTGGCTTAATCGTGAGCTTTGCCACCTTTTGCATTCATTTGGCAAGGAATGGCTGTAATATGTTTATGATGCCGGACCTGTTTTCGAATTTACTATTAGAGTTATTGTGCAAAAATCATGACAGTACCTCCAACAGCAGTCTTTTTCAGACCATAACCTATTCTCTGAACATTTTCGCTTTCCTCATACCTGGCTTCATGCTAACATACCAAGTTCAGATTTTATGCCTTAACTCTAGTTACTACCAAATTTTTGATGACGTTTATGATTTGGGTTTCCTAAAGAACTGCGAACTTATTATGGGCCAGCGAGGATTCTGGACATTCCTATCGCCCTTGCTGAAGAGTCCTTTGCCCCATGATGGCACTCAGTGGCAGATGAAGCAAGAATAA
- the LOC119563373 gene encoding probable palmitoyltransferase ZDHHC24: MVRFRVVLRAACCWSRRMCFRAEEGILRFTQRHREKCVGFMHPFSALFLLVLIGFLFIFELWYVLPAITDPQGMWHKLNWLLGIYVVFNILGNWWLGFARNTSVESLPPKRQHPAAGEAHLWHYCTSCQKLVPPRSWHCRLCNVCILKRDHHCTFTGNCIGHNNQRYFLGFLFHLTFGSGQALVYNAMLTSKMKAFGLSDPLLMIGLDYTQDADFEWKYTVAIIFKLNFLLFMVPFVTMSAGGETLS; the protein is encoded by the exons ATGGTTCGATTTCGAGTGGTTTTGAGAGCTGCTTGCTGCTGGAGTCGCAGGATGTGTTTTCGAGCTGAGGAAGGGATCCTTCGATTTACGCAGAGACATCGCGAGAAATGCGTGGGCTTTATGCATCCCTTTTCGGCATTATTTCTACTCGTTCTGAttggatttttatttatcttcGAATTGTGGTATGTTTTGCCGGCCATAACCGATCCCCAGGGGATGTGGCACAAGTTAAACTGGCTGCTGGGAATTTATGTTGTCTTTAATATACTGGGAAATTGGTGGCTTGGCTTTGCAAGGAATACCTCCGTTGAGAGTTTGCCACCGAAAAGGCAACATCCTGCAGCTGGCGAGGCACACCTTTGGCACTATTGCACCTCCTGTCAAAAACTAGTTCCCCCGCGGTCCTGGCACTGCAGATTGTGCAATGTTTGCATTCTGAAGCGGGATCATCACTGCACTTTCACGGGAAATTGCATTGGCCACAATAATCAACGGTACTTCCTGGGCTTCCTGTTTCACCTGACTTTCGGTAGCGGACAGGCCCTCGTCTATAATGCCATGTTGACCAGCAAAATGAAGGCCTTTGGGCTCTCCGATCCCCTATTAATGATTGGCCTGGATTACACTCAAGATGCTGATTTCGAGTGGAAGTACACTGTCGCCATCATCTTCAAACTGAATTTCCTTCTTTTTATGGTTCCATTCG TTACGATGTCGGCTGGCGGCGAAACTTTGAGTTAG